GAGACCGCCGCCGAATCCCTCAAGACCGTGACCAACTTGGCGATCACCGCACAGCAGGCCCGCGCCGACGAGACCCTGGCCCTGATCCGCCGCGGCGACGAGAACCTGCGCAAACAGTCCTACTACCAGCGCATCGAGGCCATGCAGCAGCAGCTGGCGCAGTATCTCGCCCGTGACACCGGAATCGACAAGAGCGACCTGACCGGCGCCGAAGAACTGCTCACCAAATGGCGCGCGGCCGATGACCGGATCAACGCCTACATCGCGGTGGGCAACTATCAGGCCGCGACGCAGGTGGCGCTGGGCACCGGCGAGGACGATTCCACGTCGGCCTTCGACAAGCTCGACAACGCGTTGTCCAAGGGCATCGAGCAGAGCCGCAGCCAGCTGCGCAACGACATCGCCAATGCCCGCCGCGTGCTGTCCGGCGCGACCGTGGGCGCGGCCTTACTCAGTGTCGCCGCGGCGCTGGCGGTCGCCCTCGGGTTGTGGCCTCGACTGAGTGAGTACCGCTGATGAGCGCTTGCGCGAAGAAGAGACAGCTGATGATGCGATCCGTGCGCAAAGCGGTAGCTGCCCTGACCGCGGCCGTGGCGCTGGCCGGCTGCAGTCAGAGTGCGCCGCCGCTGACCCTGCCGACGATGACGCTCGCGCCGCCCAGCCCGGCCGGCATGCAGGAGCTCGCTCCCCAACCGGTGCGGGTGCCCACGGCCGAGACCGACGAGTGCAACCGCACCGCCAGCCTGCGGCCGTTCACCAATCAGGCCGACGCCGACGCGGCAGTGGCCAAGATCCGCGACCGCGGACGCTTGGTGGTCGGGCTGGACATCGGCAGCAATCTGTTCTCGTTCCGGGATCCGATCACCGGCCAGATCAACGGGTTCGACGTCGACATCGCCGGCGAGGTCGCGCGGGACATCTTCGGTACCCCCTCACAGGTCGAGTACCGCATCCTGTCGTCGGCCGACCGCATCACCGCGTTGCAGAACAATCAGGTCGACATCGTGGTCAAGACCATGACCATCACCTGCGAGCGCCGCAAGGAGGTCAACTTCTCCACGGTGTATTTCATGGCCCACCAGCGCATCCTGGCCGCGCGTGACTCCAACATCTCGCAGGCCTCCGACCTCTCGGGCAAGCGGGTGTGCGTGGTGGACGGCACCACCTCGCTCAAACGGATCCAGCAGATCAGTCCGTCACCGATCATCGTCTCGGTGGTGACCTGGGCCGATTGCCTGGTGGCGCTGCAGCAGCGACAGGCCGACGCGGTCAGCACCGACGATTCGATCCTCGCCGGCCTGGTGGCCCAGGATCCCTATCTGCACATCGTGGGACCCAGCCTCAACGAAGAGCCCTACGGCATCGGGCTGAACCTGGAGAACACACCGCTGGTCCGTGTCGTCAACGCGACACTGGAACGCATCCGCCGCGACGGCACCTGGAACACGCTGTACCGCAAGTGGTTGACGGTCCTGGGCCCGGCACCCTCACCCCCGGCCGCGAGGTATGTCGACTGATGAAGAAGCCCGACGACACCGGACTCCCGGAAACCCCCGACACCGAGGGCGGTCCCGGGACGCAGCCGGCGAGCCTCGAAGACCTCGACCTGGATTCGCACTCGACGATGCGTCCGATGGCGACCCAGGCGGTGTTCCGTCCGGAGTTCGACGACACCGAAGACGGGCCGTTCGGTGGCGGTGACACGGAACCGCAGAACCTCGCCACGATCGCCACCCGGATGCTCTCGCCCATCCGCCGGCTGGGCGGCGGGCTGGTGGAGATCCCGCGGGTGCCCGAGCGGGATCCGTTGGCGGCGTTGATGACCAATCCAGTGGTGGCCGAACAGAAGCGGTTCTGCTGGAACTGTGGCAAGCCGGTCGGCAGGTCCTCCTCCGACGGGCACGCCCTGTCGGAGGGCTGGTGCCCACACTGCGGCAGCGCGTACTCGTTCCTGCCGCAGCTGTCCCCGGGCGAGATCGTCGCCGACCAGTACGAGATCAAGGGCTGTATCGCCCACGGCGGGTTGGGCTGGGTGTATCTGGCCTTCGACCACAACGTCAACGAACGTCCGGTAGTGCTCAAGGGTCTGGTGCATTCCGGTGACGCCGAGGCCCAGGCGATCGCCATGGCCGAACGGCAGTTCCTGGCCGAGGTGACGCACCCCGGGATCGTGAAGATCTACAACTTCGTCGAACACGATGACAAGCACGGCAACCCGGTCGGCTACATCGTGATGGAGTACGTCGGCGGAACGTCGCTGAAACAGGCCAGGGGAACTCGACTTCCGGTCGCCGAGGCGATCGGTTACATGCTGGAGATCCTGCCCGCACTGGGCTATCTGCACTCGATCGGACTGGCCTACAACGACCTGAAGCCCGAGAACATCATGATCACCGAGGAGCAGCTCAAGCTGATCGACCTCGGTGCGGTGTCACGACTCAACTCGTACGGATACCTGTACGGCACCCCGGGATTCCAGGCACCCGAGATCGTGCGCACCGGGCCGACGGTGGCCACCGACATCTACACCGTGGGACGCACGCTGGCGGCGCTGACGCTGAATCTGCGCACCAGGCGGGGCCGCTACGTCGACGGCCTGCCGTCCGAGGATCCGGTGCTCGACACCTACGATTCGTTCGGCCGGTTCCTGCGCCGCGCCATCGATCCCGATCCGCGGCGCCGCTTCACCAGCGCCGAGGAGATGTCGTCCCAACTGCTCGGTGTGCTGCGCGAGGTCGTGGCCGCCGATACCGGGATCCCCCGCCCCGGTCTGTCGACGGTATTCAGCCCGTCGCGGTCGACGTTCGGCGTCGACCTGCTGGTCGCACACACCGACGTTTACGTTGACGGACAGGTGCATTCGGAGAAACTGACCGCGCAGGAGATCGTGCGGGCGCTACCGGTGCCACTGGTGGACCGCACCGATGTCGGCGCGCCCATGCTGGTCGCCAGCGTGCTCAGCCAGCCGGTGCACACCCTGGATCAGCTGCGCGCCGCCCGCCACGGGTCGCTCGACGCCGAGGGCATCGACCTGGCCGAATCGGTGGAGCTGCCGTTGATGGAGGCGCGCGCCCTGCTCGATCTGGGCGACGTTGCCAAGGCCACTCGCAAGCTCGACGAGCTGGCCTCCTGGGCGGGGTGGCGCTGGCAGCTGGTCTGGTTCCGCGCCGTCGCCGAGATGCTCTCCGCCGACTACGACTCGGCGACAAAGCATTTCACCGAGGTACTCGACACGCTGCCGGGGGAACTGGCACCCAAGCTGGCGCTGGCCGCTACGGCCGAGCTGGCCGGCACCGCCGACGAACTGAAGTTCTACAACACGGTGTGGAGCACCGACAACGGCGTGATCTCGGCCGGTTTCGGCTTGGCCCGCGCCGAGTCGGTGGCCGGTACCCGCGACAAGGCGGTCGAGACCCTCGACGAAGTCCCGCCCACCTCAAGGCATTTCACCACCGCCCGGCTGACCAGCGCGGTCACCCTGCTGTCCGGGCGGTCGACCGGTGAGATCACCGAACAGAACATCCGCGACGCGGCCCGCCGGGTGGAGGCCCTGCCCGATTCCGAGCCGCGCGTGTTGCAGATCCGGGCACTGGTACTGGGCACCGCGATGGACTGGTTGGCCGACAACTCGGCGAGTAGCAATCACATACTGGGATTCCCGTTCACCGAGCACGGTCTCAAGCTGGGCGTCGAGGCGTCAC
This genomic window from Mycolicibacterium neworleansense contains:
- a CDS encoding glutamate ABC transporter substrate-binding protein, with the translated sequence MRSVRKAVAALTAAVALAGCSQSAPPLTLPTMTLAPPSPAGMQELAPQPVRVPTAETDECNRTASLRPFTNQADADAAVAKIRDRGRLVVGLDIGSNLFSFRDPITGQINGFDVDIAGEVARDIFGTPSQVEYRILSSADRITALQNNQVDIVVKTMTITCERRKEVNFSTVYFMAHQRILAARDSNISQASDLSGKRVCVVDGTTSLKRIQQISPSPIIVSVVTWADCLVALQQRQADAVSTDDSILAGLVAQDPYLHIVGPSLNEEPYGIGLNLENTPLVRVVNATLERIRRDGTWNTLYRKWLTVLGPAPSPPAARYVD
- a CDS encoding serine/threonine-protein kinase PknG: MKKPDDTGLPETPDTEGGPGTQPASLEDLDLDSHSTMRPMATQAVFRPEFDDTEDGPFGGGDTEPQNLATIATRMLSPIRRLGGGLVEIPRVPERDPLAALMTNPVVAEQKRFCWNCGKPVGRSSSDGHALSEGWCPHCGSAYSFLPQLSPGEIVADQYEIKGCIAHGGLGWVYLAFDHNVNERPVVLKGLVHSGDAEAQAIAMAERQFLAEVTHPGIVKIYNFVEHDDKHGNPVGYIVMEYVGGTSLKQARGTRLPVAEAIGYMLEILPALGYLHSIGLAYNDLKPENIMITEEQLKLIDLGAVSRLNSYGYLYGTPGFQAPEIVRTGPTVATDIYTVGRTLAALTLNLRTRRGRYVDGLPSEDPVLDTYDSFGRFLRRAIDPDPRRRFTSAEEMSSQLLGVLREVVAADTGIPRPGLSTVFSPSRSTFGVDLLVAHTDVYVDGQVHSEKLTAQEIVRALPVPLVDRTDVGAPMLVASVLSQPVHTLDQLRAARHGSLDAEGIDLAESVELPLMEARALLDLGDVAKATRKLDELASWAGWRWQLVWFRAVAEMLSADYDSATKHFTEVLDTLPGELAPKLALAATAELAGTADELKFYNTVWSTDNGVISAGFGLARAESVAGTRDKAVETLDEVPPTSRHFTTARLTSAVTLLSGRSTGEITEQNIRDAARRVEALPDSEPRVLQIRALVLGTAMDWLADNSASSNHILGFPFTEHGLKLGVEASLRALARVAPTQSHRYALVDLANSVRPMSTF